The Clostridia bacterium genome contains the following window.
GCAGCCGCAGGCTGCCCGCCCTCTAGCTTGGGAAAGCAGGGGTAGTAAATTTTTCGTAGTACGGCTAATACTGCTCGGTATCCACATTAAAGTGGAGGTGGATATGGGTGACTACCTTAAACGCTTCCGCCAGCTCAAACCCGCGGCCTTCGGCCAACTCCCGGGCCTTAGCAGTCAGGTAAGCGGTGAAGATCTCCCGGCTCTCCTCTGGAAACTGGCTTTCATGTTTCATGATGGCCGCCATCTTGGTATTCCAGGTGTCGGTAACGTCAATAAAGGTATTGGGACGGGCAGTGCCGTAGAAGGCCACTGCATTTACTTGGTGCGGCCCTATGCCTGCCTCCAAATCCTGGGGGCAGAAATGGGGAAAGTTGGCCAAGAGGCAAGCTTCAGCCGTAGCTAGGCCGACACAGCGGTGGTCGGAATGGGCCTCGTACAGGAGCCAAGGATCCATTACCATGACCGTGTCCGGCTTGGTCTGGCGGATGGCCCTGGTAATCCCAGCTCGGACCTCGAATAGGGGGAGGCTACCGCCATCGGGAAAATCCAACCACAATAGTGGGTTGGTTATTCCCAAAGTATGGGCAGCTTCCTGGGCCTCCCGGTGGCGCATCCGGGCGACTTCCTGAGGCGGTACTGAAGCATCGAGATAGCCAACCCCACCGTCAGTCACCGTCAACAACGTAATATCGACCCCGCTGGCAGCTAGCTTAGCAATGGTAGCACCAGCCCCAATATCAGCATCATCAGGATGGGCTTGCACTACCAACAGGCGACGAGATTCTTCCAAGGCAGGTATGGGAATTAAATCCTTCACCCGGGGGGTAGTCATAAGGTTGGCTCCTTTCTCTATGGCTCTTTCTCTATGTTGGCTCCTTTCTCTATTGACAAAACTAGTTGCAATTGCTATATTCTGATTGTAATGATAACCTTTTCATAACAAGCTGTCAAGGGATCAAATACTTGAAATGCAAACTAGAAATCGTTTTCTTGTAAGAAAACGTTTTCTAAACAGGTTAATGCCAGTGGCACTAGGCGGCCTAGCCCGCTACCAGGCAGCGCAGCCCACCAAACAACAGGGGCTGCCCACATATACAGAAAAGTAGGAACCGTCCAAGGCGTAGTCTACGCCGGGGATAAGAGGTTGTTCATAGCACAGGAAAGGCGGAAACCAATGACCACAGGAAAGAAGCCCAGTATTATCGAAGTAGCAGCCAGGGCGGGAGTAGCCCCAGCCACGGTCTCTCGCGTCCTCAACCATACTGCCCCCGTTTCCCGCCGCCTCCGGGAGCGAGTCCTCAAGGCAGTGGAGGAGTTAAACTACCGACCCAACGTATTTGCCCGCGGTCTGGTCACCAACCGTTCCCAAACCATCGGGGTGCTAGTAACCGATACCGACAGCCCCTTTTATGGCCCCATGTTGCGAGGCATCGACGATGTCCTCGACAATTATGAGCTACAAATGTTGGTAGCCAGCGGCCGGCGCGACCGGGAACGGGAGAACCGGCTGGTGAGCATGCTCAACGCCCGGGTAGATGGGTTTATATTATATTCGGAAGGAATGTCCGACGATGACTTGCGCCAGCTTAGCCGTACCGGCATTCCCGTAGTGGTGGTGGGACGTTTGGTTCCAGGCATGGAGGAGAACTCCGTCTACCTTGACAACCAGTACGGCGGATATCTTGCCACCCAATATCT
Protein-coding sequences here:
- a CDS encoding PIG-L family deacetylase, with translation MTTPRVKDLIPIPALEESRRLLVVQAHPDDADIGAGATIAKLAASGVDITLLTVTDGGVGYLDASVPPQEVARMRHREAQEAAHTLGITNPLLWLDFPDGGSLPLFEVRAGITRAIRQTKPDTVMVMDPWLLYEAHSDHRCVGLATAEACLLANFPHFCPQDLEAGIGPHQVNAVAFYGTARPNTFIDVTDTWNTKMAAIMKHESQFPEESREIFTAYLTAKARELAEGRGFELAEAFKVVTHIHLHFNVDTEQY
- a CDS encoding LacI family DNA-binding transcriptional regulator, whose translation is MTTGKKPSIIEVAARAGVAPATVSRVLNHTAPVSRRLRERVLKAVEELNYRPNVFARGLVTNRSQTIGVLVTDTDSPFYGPMLRGIDDVLDNYELQMLVASGRRDRERENRLVSMLNARVDGFILYSEGMSDDDLRQLSRTGIPVVVVGRLVPGMEENSVYLDNQYGGYLATQYLLERGHREIAHITGPLSTRDGIDRLRGYRQALEEAQIPYQQHLVMEGDFTEERGWEVTMELLRSKSRKFTAIFAGDDLTAIGTLAALRDWGLKVPQDMSVVGYDDIYLARYLYPPLTTIRQPVYEMGRSAADILIGNLEGRDTSKIPRRFLPTLIERESVASIS